The Daucus carota subsp. sativus chromosome 9, DH1 v3.0, whole genome shotgun sequence genome window below encodes:
- the LOC108200477 gene encoding putative F-box/LRR-repeat protein At3g28410 has translation MGSPAKKKMRVLDTEVDRLSSLPDDLIHKILSFLDAKEALRTSVLSKRWKLVWTTLPFLNFGEYQYSSYLNTCSLIDHVMKHRHRQSHIYQLSLCVSKNGPTKGLVQQFIAHAISRNLENLSLELKYKHTMSYKLSTLSSKLLKKLTLGVRLEDFASESDRWDLPALTYLHLKRPIWDGKYNVPDSCLTCLPALRTLCLDNWDFSKSSFSFSLPDLTTLRLSGCCKFPRKIWNFPALLSLELDNVVLMWSCMDISAHLQFSFPQLLNLDIRTRFSDSKVSFQISAPKLYNFRSVGIFSMRLEAPVLENANMKLQGWFGNLEWIYRKRYYLRFQDMLSQLGNAKNLTFDLESIEALSMISDNFAGKPSPFHNLKCIKLPHECSESSIPGALRSYLIGGSSAGTIVTTFPWGRNEKTLDEAIINDACARNVLEGYQTKGIEGIEILLDSYQKIQRKLVVRIIEEKYRAECKEPLQELAKKFKDLNNDYNKIVECVLDGSK, from the exons ATGGGTTCTCCAGCTAAGAAGAAAATGAGGGTTCTTGATACTGAAGTAGATAGACTCAGCAGCTTGCCTGATGATCTGATTCACAAAATCCTCTCGTTTCTTGATGCGAAAGAAGCACTTCGAACCAGCGTTCTCTCGAAAAGATGGAAGCTTGTGTGGACTACTCTCCCTTTTCTCAATTTTGGTGAGTATCAATACTCTTCATATCTGAACACATGTAGCTTGATCGACCATGTTATGAAGCACAGGCACCGTCAATCCCATATTTATCAATTGAGTTTATGTGTTTCAAAGAATGGACCTACAAAAGGGTTGGTTCAACAGTTTATCGCTCATGCAATCTCGCGCAATCTCGAAAACCTAAGTCTTGAGTTGAAATATAAACACACTATGTCTTATAAGCTATCCACTTTAAGCTCTAAGTTGTTAAAGAAACTTACTCTGGGAGTCAGACTTGAAGACTTTGCTTCGGAATCAGATCGCTGGGATCTACCTGCTTTAACGTATCTTCACTTGAAACGCCCCATTTGGGATGGTAAATACAATGTACCTGACTCATGTTTGACTTGCTTGCCTGCTTTAAGAACACTGTGTCTGGATAATTGGGATTTTTCAAAATCGTCGTTTTCTTTTAGTTTGCCGGATTTAACAACTCTTCGTTTGTCTGGGTGTTGTAAATTCCCTCGAAAAATTTGGAACTTCCCAGCTTTATTAAGTCTAGAGCTAGATAATGTAGTTCTTATGTGGAGTTGTATGGACATATCAGCACACCTTCAATTTTCTTTTCCTCAATTGCTCAACCTGGACATTAGAACCCGCTTCTCTGATTCTAAAGTTTCGTTTCAAATTTCCGCACCAAAACTCTACAATTTTAGGTCTGTTGGTATCTTTTCAATGAGGCTTGAGGCTCCTGTGTTGGAAAATGCGAACATGAAGTTACAGGGTTGGTTTGGGAATTTGGAATGGATATACAGAAAGCGATATTATCTAAGGTTCCAAGATATGCTTTCACAACTTGGTAATGCCAAAAATCTTACTTTTGACTTGGAGAGCATTGAG GCACTCTCTATGATTTCCGACAACTTTGCCGGTAAACCTTCTCCATTCCATAACTTGAAGTGTATAAAGTTACCACATGAATGTAGTGAATCAAGTATACCAGGTGCTCTTAGAAGCTACTTAATTGGCGGCTCTTCAGCAGGGACCATTGTGACAACATTTCCTTGG GGGAGAAATGAAAAAACACTTGATGAAGCCATTATTAATGATGCATGTGCGCGAAATGTTTTGGAGGGATACCAGACTAAAGGAATTGAG GGGATCGAGATTCTGCTTGATTCATATCAAAAGATACAACGGAAATTAGTTGTGCGGATAATTGAAGAAAAGTATCGAGCGGAATGTAAAGAACCTCTTCAAGAACTAGCAAAAAAATTCAAGGATCTTAACAATGATTACAACAAGATCGTTGAATGTGTTTTAGATGGTTCTAAGTAA